In Notolabrus celidotus isolate fNotCel1 chromosome 8, fNotCel1.pri, whole genome shotgun sequence, a genomic segment contains:
- the LOC117817618 gene encoding protocadherin beta-15-like, which yields MEYSRFTLHYGLAFIFLALHPAFGDVSYSIPEEMKRGSVIGNIAKDLGLESGRLSARKARIDTEDNSVTYCGVNLNTGELIVQERIDREGLCAKRASCVLKQELVLENPLEVHRINIRVQDINDNSPQFKEESQKFDIHESADKGARFPLDEAHDADIGENAVQGYSLQQNDHFKLNVNTKGAGRKYGELVLNKELDREDKQELLLLLTAFDGGSPRRSGTVIIHVSVLDANDNVPVFSQTVYKASLPENSPLDTLVITVSATDADDGLNGEITYVFDHVSDENQIFSLNSKTGEIRVAGSIDYEKESSYEMQISAKDGLGLASYATVIIDVLDINDNAPVIYLKSLTNPIPENVTPGTEVGIINVQDRDSESNRQVRCSIQQNVPFKLVPSIKNYYSLVSTGQLDRELVSDYNITISATDEGSPPLSSSKGVQLSVADINDNPPVFEEQSYSAYVSENNKPGSTLCSVSARDPDWRQNGTVIYSLLGGEVNGAPVSSYVSVNGDTGVIHAVRSFDYEQFRSFKVHVMARDNGSPPLSSNVTVSVFISDVNDNPPQILYPGPEGNSFMTELVPKAAHGGSLVSKVIAVDADSGQNAWLSYHIVKSTDPGLFTIGVHSGEIRTQRDISESDSMKQNLIVSVKDNGQPSLSATCSVYLLISDNLAEVPELKDISYDEKNSKLTSYLIIALVCVSTFFLTFIIIILGVRFCRRRKPRLLFDGAVAIPSAYLPPNYADVDGTGTLRSAYNYDAYLTTGSRTSDFKFVSSYNDNTLPADQTLRKSPSDFAEVFGDCDDSPEVGTCLAYFAQSCEQV from the coding sequence ATGGAATACAGCAGATTCACTCTGCATTACGGCCTGGCTTTTATTTTCCTCGCCCTCCACCCCGCCTTTGGAGACGTGAGCTACTCGATTCCAGAGGAGATGAAACGTGGATCTGTGATTGGAAATATCGCGAAGGATCTGGGACTTGAATCGGGAAGACTGTCTGCTCGCAAGGCCCGCATTGATACCGAGGATAACAGTGTGACGTACTGCGGTGTGAATCTCAACACCGGAGAACTGATCGTGCAGGAAAGGATCGACAGAGAAGGTCTTTGTGCTAAAAGAGCATCATGTGTTCTGAAACAGGAACTCGTCCTGGAAAACCCTTTAGAGGTACACCGTATTAATATCCGCGTTCAAGATATCAACGACAATTCACCTCAATTTAAAGAGGAATCACAGAAATTTGATATTCATGAATCGGCAGACAAGGGTGCGCGCTTTCCCTTGGATGAGGCACACGATGCAGACATTGGAGAAAATGCTGTGCAGGGCTATTCTCTTCAGCAGaatgatcattttaaattaaatgtaaacacGAAAGGGGCTGGGCGAAAATATGGTGAATTAGTGTTAAACAAAGAATTAGACAGGGAGGACAAACAAGAGCTCCTGTTATTGCTTACTGCATTTGATGGAGGCTCTCCTCGAAGATCAGGGACTGTAATCATACACGTCTCTGTGCTTGATGCTAATGATAATGTACCAGTGTTCAGTCAGACCGTATATAAGGCCAGTCTGCCTGAAAACTCTCCTCTAGATACATTGGTGATCACAGTGAGTGCAACTGATGCAGACGACGGTTTGAATGGAGAAATAACTTATGTATTTGACCATGTTTCAGATGAAAATCAGATTTTCTCTCTGAACTCTAAAACCGGAGAGATCAGAGTGGCTGGATCTATTGATTATGAAAAAGAGTCATCATATGAAATGCAGATCAGCGCAAAAGATGGACTAGGATTGGCATCATATGCCACTGTAATAATTGATGTTTTAGACATCAACGACAACGCCCCAGTGATATACTTGAAATCACTGACCAATCCCATACCTGAGAACGTGACACCTGGTACAGAGGTGGGCATCATTAACGTGCAGGACAGAGACTCTGAGAGTAACAGACAGGTCCGCTGCTCCATTCAGCAAAATGTCCCTTTTAAGTTGGTTCCTTCTATTAAAAACTATTATTCTCTGGTGAGCACAGGACAGCTGGACCGTGAACTAGTGTCTGATTACAACATTACGATCAGTGCCACTGACGAGGGCTCTccacctctgtcctcctctaaaGGTGTTCAGTTATCTGTAGCAGACATAAACGACAACCCACCTGTGTTTGAGGAACAGTCGTACAGCGCATATGTGAGTGAGAATAACAAACCTGGCTCCACTTTATGTTCCGTTAGTGCTCGAGACCCTGACTGGAGACAGAACGGTACAGTGATTTATTCTCTGTTAGGCGGTGAGGTGAACGGAGCCCCGGTGTCCTCCTATGTGTCTGTGAACGGAGACACGGGGGTGATCCACGCTGTGAGGTCGTTTGACTATGAACAGTTCAGGAGCTTCAAAGTGCACGTGATGGCCAGAGACAATGGCTCTCCTCCGCTCAGCAGCAACGTGACCGTGAGTGTGTTCATATCGGATGTGAATGACAACCCTCCTCAGATCCTGTACCCCGGGCCGGAGGGCAACTCGTTCATGACCGAGCTGGTCCCCAAAGCTGCACACGGAGGCTCTCTGGTGTCCAAAGTGATAGCGGTGGACGCGGACTCCGGACAGAACGCCTGGCTGTCGTATCACATAGTAAAATCCACTGATCCGGGACTTTTCACTATCGGTGTCCACAGCGGAGAGATCAGGACGCAGCGGGACATTTCTGAATCTGACAGCATGAAACAGAACCTTATTGTGTCAGTGAAAGATAACGGACAGCCCTCTCTGTCTGCCACCTGTTCCGTGTATTTACTGATTTCTGATAACTTGGCTGAGGTGCCAGAACTGAAGGACATTTCTTATGATGAGAAGAACTCCAAACTGACCTCTTATCTGATCATCgcgctggtgtgtgtgtctacgtTTTTCctgaccttcatcatcatcatcctgggTGTGAGGTTTTGTCGCAGGAGAAAGCCCAGACTGTTGTTTGACGGAGCAGTAGCCATCCCCAGTGCTTATCTCCCTCCTAATTACGCAGATGTCGACGGCACAGGAACTTTACGCAGCGCTTACAATTATGACGCCTACCTGACAACAGGGTCTCGAACCAgtgactttaagtttgtgtCATCTTACAATGACAACACACTGCCTGCTGACCAGACGCTGaggaaaagtccatcagacttTGCTGAAGTGTTTGGAGACTGTGATGACTCTCCTGAGGTAGGAACATGTTTAGCGTATTTTGCTCAGTCATGTGAACAGGTATAG
- the LOC117818013 gene encoding protocadherin beta-15-like translates to MMDERDVFWIFGFVFFFVVVHYAHGDLSYSVQEELKRGSVIGNIAKDLGLEVGRLSARKARVDVEGNDKQYCGVNLQSGDLFVSERIDREEHCGEKPSCVLKFDLLLENPLELHRLSLQVQDVNDNAPVFPKDVIKLEIRESAVKGAKYRINEAHDADVGKNSVQSYILEQNPHFVFIVQTTSAGSKYGELVLDKELDREEQQEMRLLLTAVDGGSPQRSGTVVIHVIVLDANDNAPVFTESVYTATIPENSPINTPVITVSASDADEGVNGEVTYEFSRISDKSRKLFSLDEKTGVIIVAGSIDYEEGPKYEVLVAAKDGYGLSSEAKVIIDITDVNDNAPLIYIKSLSNPIPENVSPGTEVGIINVQDRDSESNRQVRCSIQQNVPFKLVPSIKNYYSLVSTGQLDRELVSDYNITISATDEGSPPLSSSKSVQLSVADINDNPPVFEEQSYSAYVSENNKPGSTLCSVSARDPDWRQNGTVIYSLLGGEVNGAPVSSYVSVNGDTGVIHAVRSFDYEQFRSFKVHVMARDNGSPPLSSNVTVSVFISDVNDNSPQILYPGPEGNSFMTELVPKAAHGGSLVSKVIAVDADSGQNAWLSYHIVKSTDPGLFTIGVHSGEIRTQRDISESDSMKQNLIVSVKDNGQPSLSATCSMYLLISDNLAEVPELKDISYDEKNSKLTSYLIIALVCVSTFFLTFIIIILGVRFCRRRKPRLLFDGAVAIPSAYLPPNYADVDGTGTLRSAYNYDAYLTTGSRTSDFKFVSSYNDNTLPADQTLRKSPSDFAEVFGDCDDSPEVGPYAKYS, encoded by the coding sequence ATGATGGATGAACGGGACGTTTTTTGGATATTCggctttgtctttttctttgtcgTGGTACATTACGCTCACGGAGACCTGAGCTATTctgtgcaggaggagctgaagcGCGGATCTGTTATTGGAAATATCGCCAAGGATCTGGGCCTAGAGGTGGGCAGACTGTCTGCTCGCAAAGCTCGTGTTGACGTGGAGGGAAACGACAAACAATACTGCGGGGTTAACCTTCAAAGTGGAGATTTATTCGTGTCTGAAAGAATTGATCGAGAGGAGCATTGTGGAGAAAAGCCTTCGTGTGTTCTGAAATTCGACTTGCTCCTGGAGAATCCGTTGGAGTTGCACCGGTTGTCTCTGCAGGTGCAGGATGTGAACGACAATGCGCCAGTTTTCCCGAAGGATGTTATAAAGCTAGAGATTAGAGAATCAGCTGTCAAAGGAGCTAAGTATCGCATAAATGAAGCGCACGATGCAGATGTAGGCAAGAATTCAGTTCAGAGCTACATTTTGGAACAAAATCCACACTTTGTGTTCATTGTTCAGACCACAAGTGCTGGAAGTAAATACGGCGAGTTAGTTTTGGATAAGGAGTTAGACcgagaggagcagcaggaaaTGAGATTATTACTAACAGCTGTAGATGGAGGCTCTCCTCAGAGATCCGGGACTGTAGTCATACACGTCATTGTACTTGATGCTAATGATAATGCCCCAGTGTTCACTGAGAGCGTGTATACAGCAACGATACCAGAAAACTCGCCTATAAATACACCTGTAATCACTGTGAGTGCATCAGACGCAGACGAAGGTGTCAACGGGGAGGTAACATATGAGTTTAGTCGAATCTCTGATAAGTCACGAAAGCTCTTTTCACTGGATGAGAAAACTGGAGTGATCATTGTAGCAGGTAGCATCGATTATGAAGAGGGACCTAAATATGAAGTGCTTGTTGCGGCCAAAGATGGTTATGGTCTCTCATCAGAAGCAAAAGTTATAATTGATATAACTGACGTGAATGATAATGCCCCTCTGATTTATATAAAATCACTGTCTAACCCCATACCTGAGAACGTGTCACCTGGTACAGAGGTGGGCATCATCAACGTGCAGGATAGAGACTCTGAGAGTAACAGACAGGTCCGCTGCTCCATTCAGCAAAATGTCCCTTTTAAGTTGGTTCCTTCTATTAAAAACTATTATTCTCTGGTGAGCACAGGACAGCTGGACCGTGAACTAGTGTCTGATTACAACATTACAATCAGTGCCACTGACGAGGGCTCTccacctctgtcctcctctaaaAGTGTTCAGTTATCTGTAGCAGACATCAACGACAACCCACCTGTGTTTGAGGAACAGTCGTACAGTGCATATGTGAGTGAGAATAACAAACCTGGCTCCACTTTATGTTCCGTTAGTGCTCGAGACCCCGACTGGAGACAGAACGGTACAGTGATTTATTCTCTGTTAGGCGGTGAGGTGAACGGAGCCCCGGTGTCTTCCTATGTGTCTGTGAACGGAGACACGGGGGTGATCCACGCTGTGAGGTCGTTTGACTATGAACAGTTCAGGAGCTTCAAAGTGCACGTGATGGCCAGAGACAACGGCTCTCCTCCGCTCAGCAGCAACGTGACCGTGAGTGTGTTCATATCGGATGTGAATGACAACTCTCCTCAGATCCTGTACCCCGGGCCGGAGGGCAACTCGTTCATGACCGAGCTGGTCCCCAAAGCTGCACACGGAGGCTCTCTGGTGTCCAAAGTGATAGCGGTGGACGCGGACTCCGGACAGAACGCCTGGCTGTCGTATCACATAGTAAAATCCACTGATCCGGGACTTTTCACTATTGGTGTCCACAGCGGAGAGATCAGGACGCAGCGGGACATTTCTGAATCTGACAGCATGAAACAGAACCTTATTGTGTCAGTGAAAGATAACGGACAGCCCTCTCTGTCTGCCACCTGTTCCATGTATTTACTGATTTCTGATAACTTGGCTGAGGTGCCAGAACTGAAGGACATTTCTTATGATGAGAAGAACTCCAAACTGACCTCTTATCTGATCATCGCGCTGGTGTGTGTGTCGACTTTTTTCctgaccttcatcatcatcatcctgggTGTGAGGTTTTGTCGCAGGAGAAAGCCCAGACTGTTGTTTGACGGAGCAGTAGCCATCCCCAGTGCTTATCTCCCTCCTAATTACGCAGATGTCGACGGCACAGGAACTTTACGCAGCGCTTACAATTATGACGCCTACCTGACAACAGGGTCTCGAACCAgtgactttaagtttgtgtCATCTTACAATGACAACACACTGCCTGCTGACCAGACTCTGaggaaaagtccatcagacttTGCTGAAGTGTTTGGAGACTGTGATGACTCTCCTGAGGTAGGACCATATGCCAAATACAGTTAA